The sequence agattcatgcatgcccTAATGATTGTTGCCTGTATCGAAAGGAATATACCAACGCAATTGTGTGCCCTAAATGCGGTGACTCTAGGTGGAAATATGGTAAAGAtgcaaataagaaaaataaaatcccTACTAAAATAATGTGGTACTTTCCACCTATTCCACGATTTCAACGGATGTTTAGAAGTGTTGAATGTGCTAAAAACTTAACTTGGCATGCTACTAAAAGAGAAATTGATGATAAATTAAGGCACCCTACTGACTCTCCAGCTTGGAAGTTAGTCGACACCATGTGGCCAAATTTTAGTTCTGAACCCAGGAATcttcgtttagcattgtcagcAGATGGAATAAATCCTTATAGTGATATGAGCTCCAAGtacagttgttggccagttGTGATGGTGATTTATAATCTTCCCCCATGGTTATGTATGAAACGAAAGTTCATGATGTTATCAATTTTGATTTCGGGTCCAAAGCAACCAGGAGATGACATTGGGATATACTTAGAACCATTGATTGATGATTTAAAACTTTTGTGGGAAAGTGGTGTGCAATGTTATGATGCCTACAATGAGGAACTATTCAACCTAAGAACAGTTCTACTATGGACGATTAATGATTTTCCAGCCTATGGAAACCTTAGTGGGTGTAGTGTGAAAGAGTATAAGGCATGTCCAATTTGTGAAGATAACACATCTTCAATATGAttgaaatatggaaaaaaatggCATACCTTGGGCATCGAAAATTTCTACCACATAATCATCCTTTTCGTCGTCAAAAGAAATCGTTTAATGGTCAGAGAGAACTTGGAAGTATTCCTGAACCTTTGTCTGGGGaggttgtatttgaaaaaactaaagatcttgactttcaaagaggaaaaataaacaaaaaaagaaaacactctAAAGGAAGCACCAAGAGTTGTTGGAATAGGAAGTCTGCTTTTTTCGAGCTCCCCTATTGGAAGCatcttcatgttagacattgtttagatgtgatgcatattgagaaaaatGTTTGTATGAATATTTTAGGTATACTTCTCGATATTCCAGGAAAAACTAAGAACGGTTTGAATGCTAGACGTGATTTAGCTGATTTGAAGATTCGACCTGAGCTTACTCCTATTAATGgggagaaaaaaaatttcattccCCTTGCTTGTTATACACTTACTAAGAAAGAAAAGCGGTTTCTTTTGAAGTCGTTATCAAAAATGAAAGTTCCTCGGAGTTACTCATCCAATGTTACGAATCATGTGTCAATAGAAGATTCAAAACTGAATGGTCtaaaatctcatgattgtcatgtcCTCTTACAACAATTGCTCCCTGTTGCCATCAGATCTGTGCTTCCAAAACATGTTCGATATGCTATAACTCATTTGtgtcttttttttaattctatataTAACAAAGTTATAGATGTTACACAAGTAGAGAAGCTGCAAGAAGACATTGTGATTACATTATGTTTACTAGAGAAGTACTTCCCTCCTTCATTCTTCACGATAATGGTCCATCTCACTGTACACCTTGTTAGAGAAGTAAAACTTTGTGGGCCCATTTATTTGCGATGGATGTATCCATTTGAAAGGTTCATGAAGGTTATAAAAAATGCTGTGAGAAATCAAAATCGTCCAGAGGGTTGTATTGCTGAAGGTTATATATTAGAAGAAGCTGTTGAATTTTGTTCATAATTTTTATGTGGAGTAGATCCTATTGGACTTGGTTCTCAAAAGTTAAGAGACAATTCTGACTATTCAGAACTTGGTAGACCATTGTCAAGTAGAGTTACTAGCATACCTGAACGAGAGCTTTTATATCAAGCTCATCGATATGTTTTGGAGAATACCGTTGATGTGCAACCATATATAAAGTAAGTTCTTCTGTCTATAATCCATTTATTTCATTGAAATTCATGAAACTAAAAGTAATTACATTCTTGTTGTACTTCATAAGGAAACATTTGATTGCATTGCAACAACAACACCGAAGTAGATCAAAAAACCAGAAATGGATTCAAGATGAACACAATCGAACCTTCTTATCTTGGTTACGAGAGAAGGTATAACTTGAAATTAGTTATTTAACATTATCTGTTCTCATTTATATTCTAATTCTTTCAGTCGCTGTCACTTAGGTTGAAACGGAACTTGCAACAGGAGATGTTGAGGTTTCAGATAACTTGCGGTGGATTGCTCATGGCCCTCATCCAGTTGTTACTACTTACAATAGTTACGCTATTAATGGATGTCACTACCACACAAAGTCGCATGACAAGAATAAAACTGtacaaaatagtggagttagttTAGTTGCAAAAACAATGCAAGTATGTAGCTCGAAAGATAAAAATCCTATAATCGGAGAAATGTCCTTTTATGGTGTGATAGAAGAGATTTGGgaacttaattataatttatttaaggTTGCCATTTTTAAATGTGATTGGGTTGAAAATAGTGGTGGTATCAAAACTGACGAGCTTGGGTTTGTGTTAGTTGACTTAAGTAGAGTAGGGCATAAGAATGATTCTTTTATATTTGCAACTCAAGCAAAACAAGTGTTTTTTGTTGAGGATCCAAGTGATAGTCTGTGGTCTATTGTTCTTAGTCCACCACAAAGAGATTTTGCGGATCAATATAATGATGACGAACTTGGAGATACAATTTTAAATTGTCAAGGAATGCCTAAAGCTACAATAGATATTGAATATAGACTTGATTTAGATGAAAATACTCCAACATATGTACGAGCTGACTTTGAAGGCACATGGATTGCTAATGAGTAAATGTTTGGGTAGGTTTTTACTTATTAATTTGTATGAATATGTTGCATCTTATACTTAGCtaactaaactttattttttttctcagaTTCATTCTTATACAATGGAGTTACCAACTGATGAGGACTTAATACTTGGATTGGACGAGGTTGAAATAGGTTTGGATAATGCACATACGGATCACTTAGAACAAGTTGATGCATCAAAGaacgagaagaagaaaacaagagGACTAACATTGATGCATGATGTTACAAGAATTAAGAGTACGGGGGAGAAAACAGTAGTTGAATACAATGAAAATGGAATACCTATTGGGGAGAATGGGCACAAGCTTCAATCTTTCATTGGATCTTGTGTGCATCATCATATCCCCATCACACATGCATCTTGGAAGGTAGTGCCGactgaattaaaagaaaaaatatgcaGCATGGTTGAGGTATGTAATAatcctttctctttttaaaatcgtggctatcctgcagctatggtagccaatcatgcatagattgatacaattattgtatagtttaagttgtagtatgttgtggctatcctgcagctatggtagccaatcatgcattgacacacttattgtatagtttaagttgtactatgttgtggctatcctgcaactatggtagccaatcatgcatacATTGACACACTTGTAGTTGTActatggtagccaatcatgcatatattaGTTGTAGTTGTTCTAAATGAACGCATTGTTCGATTTGTCTAGAGAGCATTCGTAGTTGATGGTCGAAGTAAGAAGGCCATTATGAAAACGGCTGGAGTTTCATTTCGTCAATTCAAGAGTTGGTTGACAACTCAATATATTATCCCTTTTATGGATGAGCCACAACTCTTGATAGATCCACCTTCGTTGTATGCTCACATAATTGATAAACCTGTTTGGCAAGAGTTTGTTAGGTCAAGAATGTCTTCAGAATTTCAGGTATTAACCTTTTGTCTtgtaatcaaatcaatcatagtATAAAGCACATGtttgttattttaatctttttacgtAAAATTTGTATAGAAACTGAGAAGAGAACAGCAAGATCGAAGAAAGAGGAGTAAATATACTCATAATATGTCAAGACGTGGCTATGTTAATCTTGCCGAGGATATGGTAATTAAGAATGTTATtgtattttacaaatatatccTAAAATTTAACTATGGTGTGCTTAATGATATACagaaaaagggttctttcgaaTAACAGGATTTTGGACGAGCTAATATGTGGAAAAAAGCTCGGACAAAAAAAGATGGAGGATACATAAACGAAGATTTACAACAAGTTGCCAATGAAATAGTAAGATTCTCAATGCTACATTTGCACCAAATCACATGAATATATACTTCTAACGTATTACTGgtcatatttaatcttttttaggATGAGATTTTGGATAAAGCACCCAATGAGGAATCACCCAATGATGTATTGACTCAAGCATTGGGTACTCCAGAATATGACGGACGAGTACGTGGTGTAGGTGGTTTCATTACACCTACTATTTATTTTCATCAAGCAAAGCCAAGAAAGTCAAAGAAGGTGGATACAACCCAACaaattattgatgaaaatgaagCTCTTCGTAAACGTATTCGAGAGTTGGAACAAAAAGTTCAAAGTATCCCAACATCGGAACATGGCAGTTGCTCCAAGAGCAAAGTCCAAGAGAAGgtaaaatgtttgtttctaaAGTAAAGTTACAATATTAATTGCTTACCAAAGTGAAGCTATCATTTACTTGTGCTTTGAAAATATCGATGGTTTTAGGAGAAAGgtttagaaaatgtagtaaaagagaagaaagggatTGCTACTAGTGTACCACCGGTATCTCTTACATCAAAGAAGAAGGTCGTAGAAGAAGAGGAAGTGAAAGAGGAGGAAGTGATTGCTACTACGCCGATGACAAAAAATGAGGTAAATGTGAAGGTGGATTGTAAGCATACAATTTTACGTATATGAGTTCTTAGATTGTTACTTACTTGTGTTAGGTAAAATCTTCAAGGCCGATGACAAAGGAGGTGGAAGTTACTAGTGAACCATCAAATCTACCAATACAATTGAAGTATATTCTTAGATATGCTGAAGGGGTAATGGTTGATGGGTctagtttttcatttcaactatctcttgagttatttggtatatctcgaaagagttatgttttgcgagaagatgttattgatttttgcaacatgcaaaaagttaagactttatcaatggtggcttatattacgtaagtaaatgttacttcttcatgatatatatattcacacttTTTAGTTAGTAGTAAGCTGATGTATGCAATTAAATGTTACttcttcatgatatatatattcacaattTATTGTAGGTACTTATACTCCCTCATTATTGATTTAAAGAAGGTTTCAAAGTACGTTTTTATAGATCCATCTCTTATTTCAGCTGGCCATAGTACTCGAGAGATTAGAGCTCGAAACCTTTGTAGTAGATTAATGACTTCCAAACAAGATCAATTGGTTGTTGCTCCTTATAATCCTAGGTAagtataatttttatcaatttaaacttgcattagtatgaaaatactaattacttgcatatttatttcatttagggATCATTGGTCATTAGTAATTATTAATCCATATGATGATGTGGTGTACCATCTTGATTCCTTGAGAAcaagctcccgagatgatattaaatacgtaacgaatatgtaagctaactatatttatgtttctttatttttaatcactaaagaaattagttcattttaatttatactatactttgggaaatgtagggccttgacgattttccaatctcagaagaatttgaaaaagaccagaaaaacaacattctggaaagcggtaaaggtaaatatatttataaatttatttacaatttaatttagcacataatctaatatgcattgttatttggttttgtgttataGTGTCATTTACAGGTAGGAACTGTTGAATGTGGATATTATGTCATGAGATACATGCGCGAAATCTTGAGCAAGGACACAAGCATTATTACTGATGcggtatgtttttaaactacttacattgtaacgttataaatactataatatgactatttttttaacaaagtgtctacttgactttttatgttttatagattgatacaagaaactcgtactcacagcttgaattggatgaagtacGAGTGGAGTGGGCTGAATTTTTATCCCGGTACATATGATAGATACACCTATATATGatcttcttcttaattttgtaaatggctaaCATAGGAGAATGCCCATAACATTTTTTGTGTAAACGTTTTGTTCATAGTCATTATACTTATAGATGATGCTAAGGATGCAAGGGGATAGATactttagttttggtatacaagatagctattattattggttatataagaggtagctattattattgttgatctTGGAATAGGCCACCGATAGAAAATTTTAGTTGGCTATATTTGGATTGGAATTATGTAATCGTTGATGACATTGGTGAGaacaaatgaaattattgttggtttacttaattattttgtcattttcttgttgcgTAACTATACTGGttctgaaaattttattttgttgatggatatgttttattgaaacaaatgtacctaatgcaagaaccagaaaataaaaaatttgtatatttaatatatattaataaacagtactatacataacgttaaatatatgtcaagtatacgatattcctttacatgtaaaaacgtcaagtatatgtTTACTTGACACGTATAAGGCGTCAACTATACAACATTATTTGACACATAAAAGGTGAACTTtgatggattacttgacgttaatacagtgtcaagtaaacgtatacttgatggttttttagtgtcaagtaaatggATACTTGACGGTggtttagtgtcaagtaaacgtatacttgacggtGTTTTAGTGTCACGCAGAcgtatacttgatggtttttaagggtcaagtatacttatacttgacggtgttgtagtgtcaagtatacgtatacttgacggttttttagtgtcaagtaatcagactatacttgacagattacttgacagtcgattacttgacgcttttaaaaacgtcaagtaaacgtttacttgacactgtcttaacgtcaagtaatccgatttttgtagtagtgattcAATGTTGAATCTACCTCAATGGTTATTGGGTtatattggatgaaaaatttgtgaaaagaaaaaataatattattttattctctcaagCATTCCCTCATTGATTATTTTAGAATGTGGAGGCTTCTTCATATACCCATTGATTGATCAATGGGTTTGGGCCTTTAGGGCACCTAAGTTTTGGAAGGAGGGAGGAGATAGGCAAATGAGGATATGCCTGTATCTCCACGCGCGCGCCGCCGCTGTCGccgtaatatatatatacttttactaaaatttcttttaatttactAAAACGTTTTTTAAGAATTGTGAAATGTTTTACAGTTAAGAATTTAATTGTGATTAATGTTTAcgaattaattttttaaaatgtttactGTTTCAACGTCATTAATCCCACAATTTTTTCCTTAATAAATTCTTTATCGTTTTGTGACCATTGAGCCATCCCTTTCTATACTTACATAAATAACTCATTCCTTTTTCATTCGAAATACACAACAAACAAGTTCATTCTTCTCTTCTGTCTTCTGTTTCTCTTCTGTGATTCTGAGTTATTTCGAGCAATTTTGTGCCTGTCAATTTTGAGTGTTTTATTGTTACTAGTTGGTTTCTGTGCAAAATCAACTGAAGAAGTGAGGCTATTTTATCCTGGGGATGACGGGGAGATAATCTATTTGCACAATCCAGAGCAGAGTCCcaaaacgtcttaaagagagcgtgttcCGCGACTTAGTCGTATACTAACCTTATTTTTGCTTTGCAATTTTTTAGTTCCTGACCGATCCATCTTGCCACTGCTATTCTGTACTTTTTCATACCTGTTTGCTGAATCTGAATGGGTCGTGTGTTTGAAgaccgaagtgcaacaacaattttaagacGATTTCTTTTCTCCTGTAATGGTTGGACAATTTCAATCTGATTTAATGTCTTTCGATCTTAACCGACCGTTCCGATTTGAAGGAGCACACTTCAAAAGGTGGAaacaaaaaatgttattttttctcACGTTGAAGAAGGTGACCACCGCTTGTACTACTGAAAAGCCGAAAATCCCAAAAATAAATCCCACAGAAGAACAAATGAAGGAGCTCGCAACCTGGACAGAAACTGATTTCATTTGTAAGAACTTAATTTTTAATGGACTTACTAATGAATTATATGACTATTACAGTACCATGGCCACTGTAAAAGAAGTATGGGACGCACTGCAAAAGAAGTAATTTTCTAAAACGTTTATCTTATGTTTCTTAATTTACTAAAACTATTACAGTACCATGGCCActaaaatttcttttaatttactAAAACGTTTTTTAAGAATTGTGAAATGTTTTACAGTTAAGAATTTAATTGTGATTAATGTTTAcgaattaattttttaaaatgtttaccGTTTCAACATCATTAATCCCACAATTTTCTCCTTAATAAATTCTTTACCTTCTCTTATGTTTCTCTTCTATTATTCCGAGCAATTTAGTGCCTATCAATTTGAGTGTTTTATTGATTACCAGTTGGTTTCCATGCAAAATCAACTGATGAAGTGATGTTGTTTTATCCTGGGGATGATAGGGCGAGAATCTGTTTGCACAATCCAGGGCAGAGCCACGAAACGTCTTGCCTTGAAAtgtcttaaagagagcgtgttcCACGACTCAGCCGTATACTAACCTTGTTTCtgttttgcaatttttttagtTCTAACTGATCCGTCTTGCActgttgttttgtttttttttttttttcatacctGTTTGCTGAATCTGAACGGGTTGTGTGTTTGAAGACAGAAGTGCAACAACAGGTTATGATCATTCATCAAATCAATCACATGGGGAGCATTAACATTCACCTCAAGTATCTTGACAATTTCAACATTAACATCTATATTAGAATCAAACGGCATTTCCACATCGTATACAACTCATTATTATTAACAGTAGAATATGATATGTCTACAAGTAGTCCATTGAACAAACCATCTGTATCATCTTCCAATTCTAACGAGCACACGTCATTAGTTAATGGACTCAAAGATTGAACCTCATTCGAACCCACATTTTATTCCGGATAAGTTGAAGCTCAAGTGTGAATGCAGGATCATTTTGGATGATTTGAATAGGAAAGGACGAGTACAATATTCCTAGGTTGATGTGCTACCACTGGTATCCTTCAAAGCCAAAATTGCAACTTAAGACACATCATCCAGTAAAACTGAAGATCTTCTTGATTGCTAATAACAAAGGCATATAAGGGCTTCACACTGTATAGGTATTTTAGAACCAAATCAAACTCAGCTGAATCTATCCcactaattttataaatttcttCTAAAAAGTTCTTAAACTTTATACTGATATCCACGACCAACCTTATCATTTGGCCAACATACCCTCTCTCATTCTCTTTTTATTCACccttcaaaaccaacaaaaaattACGAGGCATCTTACAAAAAATACATACagttgaaaataattaaaaaatcaatcaaaatctTAGAAACAATATAAAATCTCGGTTTAAAATCATTTAAATCTCATTTGAGATTTCAAACCCTTCCCTAAAACTCATGGAAAAACTAAAGAAACTCAAATGAGAATTATAACTTGGCACCGATTACTTAAGTTAAAGCGAAAACTTTAAATTATTGGCCTCATCAACCTACAAGTAATaagaaaaacatatttttaaaagatagtCTCTCGCTATATTTACCTTATTTCCTTTGATTGGTTTTGGCAAACTATGGAAAGTGAGGATTTGAGTGGAACCAAAAACCAAAGAACTAATTTTTGGGAGTTAATATGGAAACTTCTTCAACAAGCCAATGACACTTTAGcttttaataagaaaaatataaatatataatataatagtaGTTTTTTTAGACCCAAGGGTttcataaaatatattttttttacaaatttttgtGTCTTCTCCATTGAGAAGCATAAAAAGCACTATCACATATTTTCAGAAAGTGTGTTTTTTTCAAAAGGTGAAAACTATAATAAGTTATTTTAGAcgatttaaaatatttacattgatTACACGTTTCACTTTTTACATCAACTCAagctaatattttaaaaatatgctAAAGTGTTTGCACATACTATATCAACATCCGAGGAACTTTGCTAAAAATA comes from Cucumis melo cultivar AY chromosome 12, USDA_Cmelo_AY_1.0, whole genome shotgun sequence and encodes:
- the LOC127144405 gene encoding uncharacterized protein LOC127144405 — its product is MELPTDEDLILGLDEVEIGLDNAHTDHLEQVDASKNEKKKTRGLTLMHDVTRIKSTGEKTVVEYNENGIPIGENGHKLQSFIGSCVHHHIPITHASWKVVPTELKEKICSMVERAFVVDGRSKKAIMKTAGVSFRQFKSWLTTQYIIPFMDEPQLLIDPPSLYAHIIDKPVWQEFVRSRMSSEFQKLRREQQDRRKRSKYTHNMSRRGYVNLAEDMDFGRANMWKKARTKKDGGYINEDLQQVANEIDEILDKAPNEESPNDVLTQALGTPEYDGRVRGVGGFITPTIYFHQAKPRKSKKVDTTQQIIDENEALRKRIRELEQKVQSIPTSEHGSCSKSKVQEKVKCLFLK